From the Lactuca sativa cultivar Salinas chromosome 9, Lsat_Salinas_v11, whole genome shotgun sequence genome, the window TTAATAGGAGATAAAACATGATTAGTTATTATGATTAGAACATTGACTAAACTGCCCCTAACAACTTAATTATGCACCTTAATCTGGGTTATTTTTTAGCCACAAGATCAGTTTTGATCAAAGGTTAAGATTTGATCctcatgtctcacaaaatataggtggtctcaaatgaacctctacctatatatatatatatatatatatatatatatatatatatatatatatatatatatatatatatatatatataacaagttcaattgagaaaataaaaaatattgaaaatggaagaatcaatctcagccaatcatttatttttaacgCAAAACATTTCGACGTACCAGATCGACAGAGGATGagtaatatttatatatgaatataaatataaatgtattcatatatgaatacaccaCCTCCCTCAGCTACCAACcaccaccaacaacaacaacaaccaccaccatCACTTCCACAGTGAACCACCACCAACAGCCGAAAACATATTTATCTGTTCTGTGGGTCTAATACACTGGAGCGCTTAAGTGATATATTCGAAATAAATGGCCGAGATTCATTCCCTCggtctcaattttttttttctcagtTGTAACCTccccgtgtgtgtgtgtatatatatatatatatatatatatatatatatatatatatatatatatatatatatatatatatatatatatatatatatatatatatatatatatactcagcCTGGAAAATTGTCATTTTTCGATCAAACTAACGTGCAACCTGTGATAATCCTGAGTTATGTTCCCTGGGTAAAAGAGTTTGACTGTATAATGCCAAATTCCCTGTCAAGaaacttgaaataaaaaaaaaataaaaaatatgaaaataaaaacaaaagagAAACAAAAAAGTAAATAATTCCTTATTTTTTAAATGACTTTCACGTATTCATTTCATTTAGGGAAAGTGATcgttagaaataaaaaaaataaaaataaaaataaaaaacagaaAAAGGAAATTGAAGCTGTCAGTCAATGCAAGTTGGTAAGGGCAATTTGTATATCGAGGCCTACTGATTCATCTATCGAAATATAATGTTATTAATTAAAGATGTAACTTGGTCTTGTGTAAGAAAATTCAGCATGACTTCACCAAACGCCAACTAAACATTTTTGTAATTATATGGCTACACATAAATTTTGATTTCAAAATTATGTTATACGGACAAATGTACACTgacaatttaaattaaatatgattCTTAATAGACGGAATGGGTTTCATATAATATTATTCGTATATAACTAGTAGGATCCAAACGGTGAATATAATAATGTCGGTCATTAGggattttcttaaaaaaattcatatatatcaatATACATTCATACACAACATATATAGATACATACATATATGTCCACACAATCATTCTTTAACTCAACTTCATTCTCAATtttaatgtatatatgtataaccaAATACAGTAACTAAAACTTATTACTTCGAAAAAGTTTCATTAACTTTATGATTTTAAAATAGTGTATAGATTTCAGTGATCAAACACCACCTCATTGCTTTTGGCGACATATCCTCCACATTTCATTGCCGAACTTTTCTCCTCTCATTCTTCTCACTCCTCAACAATGGCAAGTCTCTGAAGTGGAGGTGAAGAAGATGGATCATGGGTACACTTCGCAATGCCAACACAACTCATCAGAGTCTTAGTGATATGACCACACACACAGATAGATAAtaggtagagagagaaagagagagagagagagattataatTATAAACCccataattattataaaaacagTAGGGTTATACATATGTAACATTAAAGAGCTTCTTCTTCAATTCTTCCCAACAAGCAATTAACAGCATCAGCAATCTCATCGACTGTATTGAACTGGCATCCATCCTCAAGCTGTCCAAACcaatatattaaatttaaaagTTATTCCAACAATTCTTGtaataaacatgaaaaataatCAAATgttattgtaaaaaaaaaaacgtCAAAACTAACCTTGACACTAAGACTGTAGAGTACCATCTGATCAACGGTAGTAACATTGAGGTGGAGGACAGTAAGCCACATACACTGAAGCCCAGCGACCATTTTCAAGAGCTGTCGATTGCGTTTCTTAGATAGTATTTTGAGGTTAGCATGGCTTTCTACCATTGTTACTTCTATCTCCGCCATTGCTGGTGGCCGGATATTAACGAGGGTGGCAGAGCCACCACTTTCGTTAGCTGATCTAGCAGAGTATTGTGGGAATGTGAAGAAGTCACCAAATGGTGGTGGTGGAGTAGAGTAGCCATTTTTATCATTAGGGTGTGGTTGATGCATGGCTCTTTTTTGTACCTCTAGGGTTTGTAGTTGTTGTTCTAGTTCCTTCACAAAGTTTATTGCTCCTCCAATTATTGACGCTTGATCACCCTAAAATTGTGTTCATTAACTTTTAAAATGTATTTCATTTCAACAGAATATGGTTAATTACGAATTTTATATAATCTGCTTTGCAATTTGAGTCCACATATAATTAACGTCCGATAATCGAACACATGTGCACTCAGCTAAGAAGAAAAAAATTTGCTCAATATATCATATATTTTTAAATTACAATAAAatctaaaacatatgaaaacttctaaaatttgtaaaattatataaaagtaGTTATCTAAAACACGTCATTGATACTTGATAATAAAAGTAGTAATTTAATCAATTTGAAAAATTAGAAAAGTAGTAATTTAATCACTTTGAAaaattagaaaatattttttgttaaatGCTAATTAAAGTAACTTTTGAATATGAACCTTTTTTGTTTCACTTAAAAGCAAAATCTTATGATGAacaaaaaaaattttgattttttttataaaagctaTAATAAAAGGTCACAAAAGGTATATGAACAAGTCTCTAAGAGTTTTGATCATCTACAATTAAACATTCATTaagtaaatattttattttgcttCTAAATTATATTTAAACTTTAAAGAATTAATAATTTTGGAATAGCTACGAAGATATTTGTAATagtaatatattatttatattgtttttttttatactATTTTAACAATAAACAAACTAATTTTtcaatcttttactatattttttttaagaagacCGAACATTTCTTTTGGTTTTATTTGTATCGCATCAGATGTTTTTATCatgaaatatttttaaaattatacatGATCTATGCTAAATATAACAAATTAGACGTACGTATCTgctaattaatttattagataTGTGCTGTGGCACAATGGTATAGAAAAAGACTGAATGATAGTAGATGCGAAATTACGTAAATGATATTGTGATTTACGTATCATTTTATGATTcgattcatttttttttctattatactgTCTACatctaattatttttttattcaaatgtATTATTAAATATCAAGTTTGTTTTTTCCAATCATACCGTCCACATCTAAGCAACTATTTCCTCTTATGAAAATAGATCTGCGATCTTGATAAATTCTTTGTACGCGTATTGTTATGAATTTATGTTGTGATTATTAGAAATAAATATAATAAGAGAAAAAAAAGactattatatataatataagagaaaaaaaaaactattgttTTACCCTGATGTGACTCTGTCTGCAGTCTATTTTAAAGTTACATTATATTCTCTAAATTAATTTCTAAAGTGTGTGATGTAACACATTCCTTTTCCTTTAAAATAAACGAAAATCAAATGGAGAATAGCTATCATTTTCTTTTGGTATTATCGgtggaaaaaattaaaaaaggtaATGGAATGTATAAAAGAAATCAATTAAGAGTTTTACCCTTTGAACATACGAAGATGGCATCAAAGATCGGATTACTCCCAGATACTCGTTCATCTGCTTTCTCCGGTTGCGCTCAACCGTGATATGAGTCATTCTTTGATTCTCCATTTCCTGTTTGTTCTTCCCACTCTTCGTGCGCCTCCGCTTTCTCCTACCCACAGCGGCCACCGTAGTGGTGGCAACGGCTGCCACGTGTGGTTCCATCATTATGTTGCAGTGAGAAGATAGTTCACCGGAAATCAACTGGTCACCTCCGGCACTGCAGCCTGTGTAATCTTCCGTTGAAGAAGTAGTACCCCAGTGTTCCTTAACGTTAAAATTGTTGTGATTGTGCATCACTGAAGAAGATGAATAGTAATCCAAATTATTTGCGTGAACATTGGTTGCTTGTTCATGACATCGATAATGGTTGTTTTTCTCCAGGAATCCACAAAAACTTCTATCTTCTTGTAACAAATAATCGTATTCAAAAATGCCAATCGGATCTTGTGAGCAATTTATTGTGTCTAACGCCATTAGTTCACATGCATATGAACCCTAATCTTGAACTTGATCTTTCCTTTCTCTTTATAGCTGAGACGTTGACCACCTCAGAATGAAGTGGAAAATGTCCAAAGGGTGTAATATATATAGACGGAAAAAGATTGTGTCTTTTTTGACGTATGTTGGTGGGGTTTTCTGGGATAGGCCCTAAAAGTCGATTGAAAAACCAATTGTTAGGAGAAAGAAATGAAGAGAAGCACAAAGGGTTAAAGTATATGAACAAGAACCAGAATACTCAAAAGATCCAAACGAaaatcatctctctctctctctctctctctctctctctctctctctctctctctctctctctctctctctctctctctctctctctctctctctctctctctctctctctctctctctctctctctctcaactttttgaTGGTGAATAATGGAGAGTACGGGTGTGGATGTGGGTGTGAGTCGAATGTCTCTCTGTCTCTATAAAGAAGAAAAGAATCTACAGTATATGACACGTGACAACATAAGTCGGACTACTACAATTTTTTTACATAAAACGGGGGGTTAGGGTGGGGGCGGAAGAGATGtgtagagagaaagaaagagacatGGGCTATATGGATGCCGGTTTGATCTTCTTTGTAAGTACTAGGCCACTAGCAGTGTTTGATTATATAAAAGTCATACTATCAATGTTATGTTAAAAGATTTCTCCATGGTATTTAAATCTGGGTTTATAAACTTAGGttaaatactttttttttaatacatataCTTGTGAGATCAAATGACCTATATATATGGATAATATCACTGCACACACACGAATTATTACAAATTATTTTTGTGTCTAACACTACAAGAAAACAATCCTTTGTCAACGACAATTTTAATGGCTGCAACAACTTTTAGCGGCCACACGAGCAATTGTCGCCGCTAAAAGTTGTTGTCGCCGCTAAAGATGTCGCCGGTAATACCTAAAGAACCGAATCCGCATCAAATCTGACCCCATCCATCCGATCGAGTATCTAATCCAACGGCTTGGACTCTGTTTTGACTAATCCCAATAACGACGACGTCAATGCCTACAATTTTTTGTCACCGCTAATGTGAGAACAAGAATCAATGTCCAAAGACaatgtttgaaaactcaaaccttgagttaatttTTAAGATCAACGTCTGCTCTTAATattgtaacactagtcaaaataggtcaatagacaatcacatgtgattatgccaatcatgtaatgtgattatgttaacctagtaatgtggtaagagtgttatgtagttcatgataaattctaatacaaatatgaactttctttatgatacaactcaaagtatacgtccatacgattccaaaaatatagagaacgtctgaatctgacttcgcatgaaaaagttatgataccgaacactataaatctctataataagaggaatttaaaatagacttagaattagctatttaagtctaaaagagagttgtagtactcgtaaatacctacgcgtgcatataaagaacgtcaaaaacggagttcgtatgcaaaagttatggccttccgaagattcagctttcagaaaccctaagttaactaaattcacgacgtgagctttatgacactcacgacgtgaggagtcatttaTCCATATCTcggaatctagaaggtgtgaCGAGGCTGCGAGGGGATAGAATCCAAACCCACGACGTGGACatcaaattcacgacgtgaaactGGAATTGTgacaccttccgaagctaggaacgcaaatggcaagtctacgaggATAAGATCCTAAGTCACGACGTGGCGGTCCAAAATCCctactataaatagcaggtctgacttcagccattcttacaccaaaacttcttccctttctctcctttgctgaggccatcttgcatcccgagccccgacgatctcgcacgctgaccgttttgcttagataacataaaatcacgctgctagggtgagtttcacggccccactttctaaatAGTTCGGGGGGAAACGCATGCTAgttattgtatatatgttattattatgtctatatgatagtatatattTATGATAACCGGGATatgattgttctaaatataacattttgaatacgtacaactattattaacttatcagtatgttaatttactaatgtagatcttgagttatactttggattctatatatatgttgtgtgcgatataataccgaagttatattcgaaagttctaaatgttaagttatatagtatgttcctattaatagttttatgtcaaaataaagctagatatgttatatgttgttattattagttttatgtcaagataaaactagatatgttatatgttgttattattagttttatgtcaagataaaactagatatgttatatgttgttattattagttttatgtcaagataaaactatatatgttatatgttgttattgttagttttatgtaaaGATAAAACACggtattgttattgatagttgTATGCCAAGATAAAACTAGAATCGTTATAAGTTGtaattattggttttaggtcaagataaaacctggtttttacttcaagatatagctgttatactgcctaaatattatgaagttaggagtaatgtttaaaagcatagtctagtaacttaaggttttagacataaagatgcttttgttgttagagctataagAAGCCgccaaagtctacatgagtaattgtattcatcaactaagattggggatcttagcggaaatcctctgaactgtaaccattaatcccgtgtgagcaaggaagtcgtgtataattagtatacgggctgaacaccccacttgtgactgttagctacagtcaatcaaaaacaagtgatgaactatctttttatttgttattattccgacgtcgatgaagcgtacggtgttgtttctcatgttaaatcatgagtgtatttgttctcatggtaaatcaagaGTGTATTGTTCTATCAGaggtattgtcacaccccaaaaccggaacggcagaaacgttctgggtggatgacgtcatgtcaagtatcacaacacatgcattatagtaatcaaagtacaacaaaacattgcattaatagtaatagttttacatggtttacattaccatacatcaaagtaatacaagtaaatataataagtacaacatggtactaagctatctttatcaacagctccggggatgtacctgtctaatgctgacctgagaataaaagttatttgaaaagcgagtatcagcatttt encodes:
- the LOC111920275 gene encoding transcription factor bHLH94 codes for the protein MALDTINCSQDPIGIFEYDYLLQEDRSFCGFLEKNNHYRCHEQATNVHANNLDYYSSSSVMHNHNNFNVKEHWGTTSSTEDYTGCSAGGDQLISGELSSHCNIMMEPHVAAVATTTVAAVGRRKRRRTKSGKNKQEMENQRMTHITVERNRRKQMNEYLGVIRSLMPSSYVQRGDQASIIGGAINFVKELEQQLQTLEVQKRAMHQPHPNDKNGYSTPPPPFGDFFTFPQYSARSANESGGSATLVNIRPPAMAEIEVTMVESHANLKILSKKRNRQLLKMVAGLQCMWLTVLHLNVTTVDQMVLYSLSVKLEDGCQFNTVDEIADAVNCLLGRIEEEAL